A window of Mycolicibacterium madagascariense genomic DNA:
CATGTTGAAGCCCATCTTTCCGAGACCGACCAGGCCGAGTTGCATGTGCGCCTCTTTCGTGGCGATAGGGCCGGTCAGCCCGGAAGCCGCACCGGCATCAACAAATACACGTAGTCGGTTTGCCCAGCCGGGAACGGACCGGTCGCACCGACGTGCGCATCACCATCATCACCCGCCGGCCGCAACACTGCGGGACGGCTGGATGTCGTGAAGCCGAACGTCACCTTTGACGAGTGCAGCGAACCCAGGCCGTCGGTCAGGTACGTCGGGTTGAAGGCGATGGTCAGCGGGTCGCCGGAGAATTCGACGGGCAGATCCTCCTCAGCCCGGCCGACGGCGTCCTCACCGCCGGCGGTCAACCGTAGCGAATCGTCGCTGAACTCCATCCTGACCTGGGCGCCGCGGTCGGCCACCAGCGCCACGCGCTTGATGGCCTCGGTCAGCTCCGCGACGCCGACCGTGGCGACGGCGGTGTGTTCGGCGGGCAACAGCTGCCGGAACTTCGGGAATTCCGCGTCGAGCAGTCGGCTGGTGGTGCGCTTGCCGTTGCTGCGGATGCCGAGCAGTCCGTCCTTGCCGACGGCGGCCCCCGCGCCGAGCGACAGGTGGACGTCGGTGCCGTCGGTCCCCGCGCGCGCGGCCTCGGCCAGCGTCTTGGCGGGTACCAGGATGGCGGCCTCGATGTCGGCCGCGCTCGTCGACCAGGTCAGCTCGCGAACCGCGAGACGGAAGCGGTCGGTGGCGGCCAGCACGACCTTCTCACCCGAGATCTCGACCCGGATGCCGGTCAGCATCGGCAGCGTGTCGTCACGCCCGGCGGCGACGGCGACCTGGCTGATGGCCTGGCCGAACAGATCGGAGGCGACGACACCGGTCTCCTCGGGCAGCGCCGGCAGCGTCGGGTAGTCCTCGACGGCCATCGTCGGCAGGGAGAACCGGGCGCTGCCGCAGCTGAGCGAGACACGGGTGCCCTCGACGCTGACGTCGACGGGCTTGGCAGGCAGGGACTTCGTGATGTCGGAGAGCAGCCGTCCCGAGACGAGAACGCTTCCGGGAGTGGCGATTTCAGCCGCCACCCGGACCTCGGCCGACACCTCGTAGTCGTAACCGGAGATGGTCAGACCCTCGTCGGAACCGGTGAGCAGCACCCCGGAGAGCACCGGCACCGTCGGCCGGGTCGGCAGGATGCGCGCCACCCACGCCACCGCGTCGGCGAAGTCCTCCCGCACCAGGCGGAACTTCAGGTCGGTACCCATCGTCGTCGCCACGTCCATCGCGTCCCCTTCAGTGAAACCCGAGCTACAAGCACTAGCAGCGGATCTACGGGTGCCTTGCGGACATGTCACCACGCTGCGATTCGACGACCGTTCCGGTTGTCGAAGACCCACCGTAGAGCCTCCGCCTTCAAGTTGAAAGCTAATCCATCGGAGTGACAGACGCCCCGTGAGGTCCGCTCGACGAGCGACCCACAGGGCGCGCTCCCCAGGTCCTTCTCTTAGAAGAGAATCTAGAGATAGAGATGAGTAACAGTAATAGGTGCTGTGGATGCTGTTAGTGCACGCGGCGCCGCGCAGGTCGGGGGCGGTGCGGTCTCGTGGGGCACTCGTGGATCGTCGCGAGGCGCCGACGGCCGCCCTGTGGACGGCCTCGTGGTGTGTGCACCGATGCGGCCGCCGCCGCCGCTTCGTCCAGAACCTGTACACGAGTTGTCCACGAGACGGTCATGTGACTCGTGGTGCGAGAGGGTCAGAAGATTTTCGAAAATCGTTGGCGCAGGGGAGAACTCGACGGGTGTCTACCCGATGCGAGGGTGGGGAAGCGAGGGCTCAGCGCTTGGAGCGCTGGCGGATCCGCGTGGTGAGTTCCTTGACGTTGTCGAAGACCTCGCGCCGCTGAGCCATCTCGCCGCGGATCTTGCGCTCGGCGTACATCACCGTGGTGTGGTCGCGGCCGAACGAGTGACCGATCTTCGGCAGGGACAGATCGGTGAGCTCGCGGCACAGATACATGGCGATCTGGCGGGACTGTGCCAGCGCGCGGGTCTTGCCGGGGCCGCGGAGCTCTTCGATGGTCGTCTCGAAGTACTCGGCGGTCGCGGCCATGATGGTCGCGATGCTGATCTGCATCGTGCTGGCATCGGAGATCAGATCGCGCAGCACGATCTCGGCGAGCGACTTGTCGATGGCCGCCTTGTTGAGCGAGGCGAACGCAGTCACGCGAATCAGCGCGCCCTCGAGTTCGCGGATGTTGCGTTCGATGCTGCTGGCGATCAGTTCCAGGACGTCGTCGGGGACGTCGAGCCGATCCATCTGAGCCTTCTTGCGCAAGATGGCGATTCGCGTCTCGAGCTCGGGTGGCTGGACGTCGGTGATCAAGCCCCACTCGAACCTCGTCCGCAACCGGTCCTCGAGCGTCGCGAGCTGCTTGGGCGGCCGGTCGGACGAGATCACGATCTGCTTGTTCGCGTTGTGCAGGGTGTTGAAGGTGTGGAAGAACTCCTCCTGGATGCCTTCCTTGCCTTCGATGAACTGGATGTCGTCGACGAGCAGGACGTCGATGTCGCGATAGCTCCGCTTGAACGACGCCTTGCGGTCGTCGCGCAGGGAGTTGATGAAGTCGTTCGTGAACTCCTCGGTCGACACGTACTTCACGCGCATTCCCGGGAACAGCCGCTGGGCGTAGTTGCCCGCCGCGTGCAGCAGGTGGGTCTTGCCCAGACCGGACTCGCCCCAGATGAACAAGGGGTTGTAGGCGCGGGCCGGCGCCTCGGCGATCGCGAGCGTCGCGGCGTGGGCGAACCGGTTGGACGCCCCGATGACGAAGGTGTCGAACGTGTAGCGGCGGTTGAGGCTGACGTCGTTGGACGGCGGATTCTGCGGCCGGTTGGTGAAGTAACTCGGCCAGCTCTCCTCCGCGCTGGCGAGTGCTTCCTCGTCGTCGTCGACCTCGTCCGGATCGGGCAGGCCGTCCAGCGGGAGCTCGGTGCCGGCATCGGGTGCCGGGGTCTCGATGCGGACCCCGAGTTCCACGCGCTGGCCGAGGCGGCGGCTGAGACTCGAGATGATCGGCTCGCGGAGGTGACGCTCGATCTCGTTCTGGACGAACGGTGTCGGAACCGACAGCAGGGCAAACCCCTCGGCGATGACCAGCGGCTTCACCAGCTTGAGCCAGGCCCTTTGCTGTGGGGTGAGGTTGGGGATCGCGGCGCCGGTCGCCGAGTCCGAGCCGAAGTCACCGTTGAGCTCCGTCACGACGTCGTTCCAGATGGCGACGAACGGGGGGTCGGGGTCTGCTGTCAACGGAGACGTCCCCCTCTTGGCCGGGCGTGTTGGCCGAATGGACGAAAACCGGATGTCCACATGGTTATCCACAATTTGTGGATAACCGACACCGGTCGTCGTGTCGTGCGTTCTGGCAGGACAGCCAGGCTCCCGGGGCACGTCACTAGGCCCGACCGGGTGGTCGAGGGCGTCGTGGGCTCGCGGTCGCGCGACCGTCATTCGCTTGTGTCGTCTAGCGCCGTCTCGTCTGAAATGGCCTTGGCAGAAGCTAACAGGTTTATTGCCGGGTGCCAACAGTTCGGGAACATTGACGGCGTCTCCCAGGAAGCTTCTGGCAAGCACCGTGCTGGGTGGTGACGGTGTGAAGAATGTGGCGGTAGCTGGAGCCGGAGAAGGCGGTTTGACCTAGGGAAATCTCGTCAGTACCCTCGAACAGTCGCCCGAACGTGGCGGCACGGCTGCGACCCGGATCCTCGGGTTCACGCGCCGGGGCTAGCAAGCGAGACGAACAGAAGCGTACGTACTGCGGCTGCTTCCACGCGCACATGGAGCTCATGTGCGACGGAGCGGGCGCGACCGTCACAGAGGAGAAGCAGCCGTGGCCAAGGGCAAGCGGACATTTCAGCCGAAC
This region includes:
- the dnaN gene encoding DNA polymerase III subunit beta produces the protein MDVATTMGTDLKFRLVREDFADAVAWVARILPTRPTVPVLSGVLLTGSDEGLTISGYDYEVSAEVRVAAEIATPGSVLVSGRLLSDITKSLPAKPVDVSVEGTRVSLSCGSARFSLPTMAVEDYPTLPALPEETGVVASDLFGQAISQVAVAAGRDDTLPMLTGIRVEISGEKVVLAATDRFRLAVRELTWSTSAADIEAAILVPAKTLAEAARAGTDGTDVHLSLGAGAAVGKDGLLGIRSNGKRTTSRLLDAEFPKFRQLLPAEHTAVATVGVAELTEAIKRVALVADRGAQVRMEFSDDSLRLTAGGEDAVGRAEEDLPVEFSGDPLTIAFNPTYLTDGLGSLHSSKVTFGFTTSSRPAVLRPAGDDGDAHVGATGPFPAGQTDYVYLLMPVRLPG
- the dnaA gene encoding chromosomal replication initiator protein DnaA, translating into MTADPDPPFVAIWNDVVTELNGDFGSDSATGAAIPNLTPQQRAWLKLVKPLVIAEGFALLSVPTPFVQNEIERHLREPIISSLSRRLGQRVELGVRIETPAPDAGTELPLDGLPDPDEVDDDEEALASAEESWPSYFTNRPQNPPSNDVSLNRRYTFDTFVIGASNRFAHAATLAIAEAPARAYNPLFIWGESGLGKTHLLHAAGNYAQRLFPGMRVKYVSTEEFTNDFINSLRDDRKASFKRSYRDIDVLLVDDIQFIEGKEGIQEEFFHTFNTLHNANKQIVISSDRPPKQLATLEDRLRTRFEWGLITDVQPPELETRIAILRKKAQMDRLDVPDDVLELIASSIERNIRELEGALIRVTAFASLNKAAIDKSLAEIVLRDLISDASTMQISIATIMAATAEYFETTIEELRGPGKTRALAQSRQIAMYLCRELTDLSLPKIGHSFGRDHTTVMYAERKIRGEMAQRREVFDNVKELTTRIRQRSKR